The following coding sequences are from one Ornithodoros turicata isolate Travis chromosome 1, ASM3712646v1, whole genome shotgun sequence window:
- the LOC135377665 gene encoding uncharacterized protein LOC135377665 has product MAGFRQGRSSIDNVIDLVSSVQQEQSEARFTVAVFLDVMKAYDSVLHSAVVATLQESGVGARMVSWVRDFLSGRTLFVRTASGDTPAFPVSRGVPQGSVLSPLLFNLIMASLPACLSEHIRITIYADDICIWTPGVRRDAIQQRLQGALNTTASYLADRGLRVSPSKTAAMAFTRRPFTSYPLHVAGTPLQFVTHCKYLGVIIDRQLSWSKHIKNLSVKTSRSVNVIRRISGASWGPTCRDLRQIHSSLVLGFLRYSIPVLHGLRTTHERELLNIQSRTLRACLGLPKTTETYSVLAEAREPLVTTLRDRETLRIYTRLMSRHPFHYLRTIDHDNPASAFGSAVRRLKGVVPPPTSHVSYATPTWALDQPPICTFIHGFGKKSDTPAPVAHQLALEHLASLHHGRQTVYTDGSVIPGGAAAAFYVPHEDFEKASKLPNETSSTEAELFAINMALQHISSSPPAEWTILTDSKPALEILSSQATKIISDLQTALIAACDSLCASGHGVRLQWVPSHIGLSGNSLADAAARRAHQDVGPPASMPLTSSACLIKIREWCASKMRRSVEDAVRSNAYIQSIDPTMQFAPYQQLVRAEETLLHRL; this is encoded by the coding sequence ATGGCAGGCTTCAGACAAGGGAGGTCGTCCATCGACAACGTGATCGACCTGGTATCCAGTGTCCAACAAGAACAGTCGGAAGCACGTTTTACTGTTGCCGTCTTTTTGGATGTCATGAAGGCGTATGATAGCGTTCTCCACAGTGCCGTTGTTGCTACCCTGCAAGAGTCGGGAGTGGGAGCTCGAATGGTTTCTTGGGTCCGTGACTTTCTGTCCGGCCGGACGCTGTTCGTCCGTACTGCATCAGGAGATACGCCAGCTTTTCCCGTCTCCCGTGGAGTGCCACAAGGTAGTGTACTGAGCCCGCTGCTGTTCAATCTGATTATGGCATCACTCCCGGCATGCCTCTCTGAGCATATCCGCATCACAAtctatgccgacgacatctgcatatggacacCCGGAGTCCGACGGGACGCCATTCAACAACGCTTACAAGGCGCTCTCAACACCACCGCGTCTTACCTTGCCGACCGAGGACTCCGTGTATCCCCTAGCAAGACAGCCGCCATGGCGTTTACTCGGCGGCCCTTCACCAGCTACCCTCTCCATGTTGCCGGAACCCCGCTTCAATTTGTGACGCactgcaagtaccttggcgtgatCATTGACAGACAGCTCTCGTGGTCTAAGCACATAAAGAACCTCTCCGTCAAGACGAGCAGATCAGTGAACGTCATACGCCGCATCTCCGGAGCGTCTTGGGGCCCCACCTGTCGCGATCTTCGCCAAATTCACAGCTCCCTCGTGCTCGGCTTCCTGCGGTACAGCATCCCAGTGCTGCACGGCCTGCGCACGACTCACGAGCGGGAACTCCTGAACATTCAGTCTCGCACCCTTCGCGCATGCCTGGGCTTACCCAAGACAACGGAAACTTATTCGGTACTTGCAGAGGCCAGGGAACCACTTGTTACCACCCTGCGAGATAGAGAGACCCTCCGCATTTACACGCGGCTAATGAGTCGGCACCCTTTCCACTACCTGAGGACCATCGACCACGACAACCCCGCGTCTGCGTTTGGTAGCGCAGTGCGCCGTCTGAAGGGTGTTGTCCCACCTCCCACATCTCACGTATCGTATGCTACTCCAACGTGGGCTCTCGACCAACCTCCCATATGTACATTTATCCATGGCTTCGGGAAAAAAAGCGACACGCCAGCGCCTGTAGCACATCAACTTGCCCTGGAACACCTAGCCTCGCTGCACCACGGAAGGCAGACCGTCTATACTGATGGGTCTGTGATACCTGGTGGAGCAGCTGCAGCCTTTTATGTGCCCCACGAAGATTTTGAgaaagcgtccaagctccccaaCGAGACGTCCTCCACGGAAGCAGAGCTATTCGCAATCAATATGGCCCTTCAGCACATCTCGTCCTCCCCACCTGCAGAGTGgacgatcctcaccgacagcaagcCAGCCCTGGAGATCCTGAGTTCTCAAGCCACCAAAATCATCAGCGACCTCCAAACGGCTCTCATCGCCGCATGCGACTCTCTTTGCGCCTCTGGCCACGGTGTGCGGCTAcagtgggttcccagccacatagGCCTCAGTGGGAACTCCCTAGCGGACGCCGCCGCGAGGCGTGCCCACCAAGACGTCGGCCCGCCAGCTAGTATGCCGCTCACATCGTCCGCCTGTCTTATAAAGATCCGCGAGTGGTGTGCCTCCAAAATGCGTCGCTCTGTCGAAGACGCTGTACGCTCCAATGCGTATATCCAGTCCATTGACCCGACAATGCAATTCGCTCCATACCAGCAGCTCGTCCGCGCAGAAGAAACGCTGCTGCATCGGCTCTGA